GGGACACTGAAGTGAGCTGACAGCTGGCCAATAGTCCTTCTGTGATGGGGAACCTCTGTGGTCATCACAGAGCTCCACCAACTTTTCATGAGGTCAAAGGACACTCTAGGCCACCCGCATGTCTCCAGAGTGCACCCCTTGGAGAGCAAGAATGCAGAGGGATCTGGGACAGTTTGGTGACAGTGCCATCCCAGATCAGAGTTCCTGGGAAGCCTGTTTGCATGTGGTCCTCATGCCTGAAGGGGTCTTCAGATCCCTCCTTGACCCACTCTCCCACCTCCTCTGCCCACCCAGCCTTCCCTAGCCTGGGCAAGATCACACATCCCCAGACACAGCCCCCTCCCAAGGTCTGCAGGGGACTAACTGTGGTCAGGCCTCCCCCCAACCGCATGCAACCCTGAAGTCTTCCAGGTGGCAGACTCCCTCTCCCCCGCTCCTGCAggtcctgggcctggctctgtTCCTGATCCTGGGGACACTGGTGGTTCTCATCTTCCCGCCCATGGCCTTCAGCCGAGTGGAGGGCTGGAGCTTCGGCGAGGGCTTCTACTTTGCCTTCATCACCCTAAGCACCATCGGCTTTGGGGACTACGTTGTCGGTGAGAATGAGAGTCACAGATCTCAGGATGGGGGACCCACTGGGATTCAGGAGATGAGAGTTATCAGCTAAGGGTATTTCCAGTCCTCAGAAGTCCCTGGTCTGGGACCCATCATGTTTCTCCAAGGACTTCATGCTGATCCCTGTTATGAGGAAGACAAGAGTGCATCCTACTTGGTGGGGAATCCCTGGGTGGAGCCTGTGCCCTCAGACACCTGCTGTCCCCTTCCCTGCAGGCACAGACCCTAGCAAGCATTACATCTCGGTGTACCGGAGCCTGGCAGCCGTCTGGATCCTCCTGGGCCTAGCGTGGCTGGCCCTGGtcctctccctgggccccttGCTTCTACACAGGTGCTCCCAGCTCTGGCTCAATGGCAGGAGCCTCAGCCTCAAGGACCGGGCAGCCCCTGACCCTCAAGGGCTCCCCAGACCTCAGAAGATGCCCATCTCTGCATGAGGTCCCCTAGTGGCGCAGCAGTCCCTCCCAGACTCCCAGCCCATGTCATCTGCCCTCTGGAgatccttccctcctcttcctctcccaaccCCACACCTGTCCCAGCCAGGGTGGGCCCAGAGCTCTCCAGGGAGACAAGGAAACATAATGTCCACAAAAGTAACAGAGGTGACCTGGAAAACTCAAACACATTCACTGTAGCCAGGTCTTCACTGACCTCCCCACATACTCCACCCCAGGGTCCTTAGATGGACAGGAAACAGAGGGTAACTTGACTTGGGCCTCACTGGATGGGTGCACAAGGTATATTTGCCAAGCCCCCACTATGTGCTAGGTCCTGAAGTACAACTGTGAACATTCTTGCCCTCACCTGTGCCTTTAGTCTGTCTAGCAGGATAGACAACTGGACAGGCAGCCCAACACAGTGTCCAAAATGTCCCGTGGGAGCAGACCCAGGGAGGGTGAGCCCAGGAGAATGGCCGTCTTGGGTGGGGGAACACGCTGGAACCATCTTAGTGCAAACAGGAAGCTCGCAGCTGCCTCCCAAAGCTTGCCAGACCCTTTGAAGAGGGTGTCCCACCATTTTGCTGGTCATGACCTCCCCTGACCTCCAGGGTACGCCCTTGACCTGATGACCCCTCTGGTCCCCTGTCTTCCTAAAAGCCTTTCCAAGAACCCCCTGAGAAGCTAGAGGGCCAGCGGGTCCCAGGAGCCTTCCAGGGCAGGCGCTCCATGGAGACCTGACCTCCGGCGGGACCATGCGCTCCAGGCCTGGCCTTTCTCCCACTGAATTGCAACATCTCCGCAGCCCAGAAGGAGACAGATTTGGGCCAGTCCATGCCAATGGCCAATCTCACCAAAGACCATAAACTCCAACCGGTACTTCTTCCATCACCCCAACAGCAAGTAGACCCCTAAGCGGCCGGGTCTCATGGGACTACAGAGGCCAAGCTGTGGAGGAGAGGAAGCTCCTGGCCAGAGACCCAGGGAAGGATCGCAGCAGCAGAGGACCACAGCTTACACCCCGGGACCAGTGACATccaagagaggaagggaaactGAAGACCCACCCAGGCTCTTTACCCTCCCTGGGCCCTTCCTGCTTTCTGGGTGGAGGAGGGgcttggggggggggaagaaggCAGGACCTGGCTAAGGTCCTCTTGCCTCCAAGCTCACAGTCCAGTGGCAGTCAGTTGGAGTCCCTCTTCTTTTAAGTACACAGGGTGGTTGGTAGGAAGACTCAGGGAGAAGCTGAGAAGCAGCCAGTGCTTGAAGATGGTCCCAGGATCCGCGGACTTAGGCAGGAGCCTTGAGACAATAAACGTGGCTTCTGCTTTCTCTTCCCCTAGAGCGGTTTCCCGTAGTCCCTCCCACCATTTGCCGCAGGAAATGCTGGGGGGCTctggaccccttccctcccagGGCCTGTGGTCACCCAGTGGCATCTCCTTTTCCCTAACCTGGATCCGGGAGTGGGCCCTCCACAGATTTTTGAAGTGCAACCAGATACCTGTTACTCAGCCTCTTATAGTCCCTGGGATCGGATCCTGGTGGTGGGGCAGGGCCGTCCCACCCCCCTGCACTCCTCTTCCCAAGGGGAAACCGGCCATTGGCGGCTGTTTTAGAGAAGGGGCCGGCCAGGCTCCGGGCCCTTCCTTTCCACCTCAGTTCCTgtccacagctccagcccccgTCCTCTCCCGCCATGCACCCACCGGGAGCTCCAGCGGCGCACAAGGGCAGGGGTCGGGGCTGCGCGGTGCCGGGCACCTTGTTCCTGCTGTTCGCCTACCTGGCTTACCTGGCGCTGGGCACCGGCGTGTTCTGGGCGCTGGAGGGTCGCGCGGCTGAGGACTCCAGTCGCAACTTCCAGCGCGACAAGTGGGAGCTGTTGCAGAACTTCACGTGTCTGGATAGCCATGCGCTGGACCTGCTGATCCGGGTCAGGGGCGAGCGGGGTCGCTCCAGGCGCTGCCGGGGAGGGATCAGGGAGCGAGGGATGCACCGGTCCGGGAGGGGAGGGTCCGCTCTGGCCCGGGAAAGGAAGCATTGGGAGCATTTATCCCAAAGAGCGGCGGAGCTGCTGCACAGGGGAACCACAGGGGCGCGTGTCTGGGCTTGGGGGAGCCGGAGGGTTGGGCTCTGGCGAGAGGATCGCCGGCGCCGTGCTCCGTGTCCTCCTTGAGGGGGCGAGAGAGCGTGACTGACCCTGTGGGGAGACGCAAGCTTGGCGCACACATCCGAATTTGGGAATGAGCACTACAGAGGGCACACTTCCTTGGGTCACAAGCCACCAGAGCCGTCCAGATCCCGTCGGGAGACTGGGAGCCTTTGGTCTGTGGGCGGCAGGCTGACGGGCGGCACCCAGGTGCGCGGCCCTGGGTCCCAGTGCGGTAGGTGAAGAATGAAAGGACACACTTTGCCTCCTCCAAAGAGAGAACCTGGGTGCAAATATGCGAACTAGGGCGAGGATCCTAGGGGGCTCTGGCCTGGGTCCAAAGGTGAGCAGGACTGAGGGCACGATCCTCCGCACTTGGGGGAAAGGGGGGCCGGACAAGTTTGTCCCAGAGGGTGGGTGCCCAAGATGTGCTTGTCTAGGGCAGGGGCAACGGAGAGGAGGGCTGGAAGTGGGTAGATCCGGTTGGAGAAGTAGGGTGGACGCAGAGCGGAGCTCGCTTCATTCAGAGTCTGTAGATACCAAGGGCTGAGCGGACCAAAGGGCCAAAGTGGAAGTCGTGGGCGGAAGGAAGCAGAGGGCTCTAAGGAACAGAGGCCAGAGGATGGGGCCCCGGGGAGGCAGGGGCATCCCAGATATATGGAAATTTCTTCTGGGCATCAGGCTGGCAGCTGCTCATTTGGTGGCTGCATTAACATCCTGAGCCCCCAACTGACTCTCAATTTCCCACTCTAGGCCTCAGATAGCCTCCCAGCCTCCACCCCTCCTGTCCCATCTCCCTAAATATCCTTCCACAGGATCAATCCTACCTGACCTCAAGGGACAGCCCACCTCACCTTGAAGCCATCTGTCCCTGCCTTCACCAGAATGAACAccttttttctctgaattctttCAGCAAAATATTCTTATTAGTGTGATGATAGCAACCATTAAATTTCCCACACACCATGTCCTGTTCTTAGTCTTCAAATATGAGACCTCATTTAAGCTGGGCAAGGTAGTGtgtgcctatcatcccagcaactagggaggctgaggcaagaggatgataagttcaaggccagccttagcaactttaggccttaagcaacttagcaagaccctgtccaaaaaaaaaaaaaaaaaaaaaaaaaagaagaggaagactgaggaggtagctcagtggtaaaacacccctgggttccatcccagtatCAAActaaataaagagagaaaaacttAATTTAACCCCTACAACAACTACTAGGAAGTAGGTACTCTgagtatttccattttacaaacaaggaaactgaggcttagaggaGTTTGGTAACTTGCCTAGGATCCTGGACACTGCCTCCTTAATGCCCAAACGGCCACCGGTTGCACGAAGTCAGAGTTCATTCAGTACGTCTCTGTCCCGTGAGGGCTGAGGTCCTGTCTCTCATCCTCTGGCCCCTAAAAGCACCACGTCACGCCTGGCCGCGTGCTTCCTGCAGGAAGGGGACGAGCAAGGAGTAGGTGGATGGTTGTCCACCAGGTGGAGAggtaccccaccccaccctgaccTGGGCTGGGGGCCAAGAGAGTGAAGGAGCCATCTCCATGGTCCCTGCCTCTGGGGACCCCCAGGTTGACTGGAGGGATCGAGACGCCTTGCCCTGGCCAGGCTGGGATGGAAGAGTGATTGTGAGGACTGTGCCTCAGAGAGCGTGTGTATTGGGGGGTGCAGGGACCCCGTCTCCCCACAGAGCCTGTTGGTCACTGCAGCCTCTCCCCCAGGACATCATCCAGTCGTACAAAGACGGGGCCCACCTGCTGAGCAACACCACCAGCATGGGGCGCTGGGAGCTCTTGggctccttcttcttctctgtgtCCACCGTCACCACCATCGGTAAGGGCAGCCTGGGGCCGGGATGGCTGGGCTGGGAGGGCGGCCTTTCCTGGAGGGCAGGGGGGCCGGTTGCCTTTGGGAAGGGCTACTAGCGCTTCACCCCTCCAAGTGCAGTGGGCCCTGCAATAGGGGTCCCCTTCCCCAGGGGCAGAAGAGCCTCGAGCGTCACCATGACCCACTGACCCCTTTCTGCATTTCGTCCAGGTCCCCAGGGGATTGTGGGGGATGTTCAAGTTTGGGAAACGGGTTCCTAGGGGACTTTCTCCCCTTTCAGCCTTCCAGGGATCAGAGCGTCTCCTGAAAGGGCAGGAGAGGCCTCCGGGCACCAGGAGTGTCCAGCCCCCAGCTAGCCCACCCAACACAGCCCCAGGGGTGCATGGGAGCAGAGACCCCATGAAAGAGACTTGAGGCCCCTGTCCTGAGCCCTGCCATGGCCCCTGTCCTCCTGCCTGCAGAGGGGAGCTGTCCCTTCCCAGGGCCTTCTCCTGAGCTCTCTGGCTCAGCCCTGGTCCCCATCACCATCCTCTCCAGCCCCTTTCCTCCACCGGGGCCACCCTGGCTCCAGTCACTGAGGTGGAACTTGTCCTGGAGGGCACCTTGGGGCCATGGTGTGAAGAAGAGAAGCCCTAGGTCCTGGCCACTCTGAAACCCAATGCTGTTGCCTAGCGCCCTCTGCCCTGGGAacgagccccagcccctgcatgaTACTGGACTTACCACTAGGTGGCAGACTGGCACCACCAGTGACTTGGGCTCCTGCCCCTGGTCCGGGTGGACCAGGAATCTGTCTCCACCACCAGCATCCCCCTCTGTCCTCCCTAGAGTGGAAGGGCAAGACCACCCAGAGGTCTCTCCATCTAGCTTTAAATAAGCCCACCCTTCTTGCAGGGGGTTAGCAGGGCTACTCAGGAACTGGGGCAGTCCTTCCCATGAGCCTGCTCCAGAGGCCCCCCCAGACTCCAGGGACCCGTGGCCCAAAGGACAGTCAGGAGGGCATTGGCGCCTCTCTGCGTCCCCGGGGCTTAGTACAAGGCCCAGCCTGCAGTGGGCACTCAGCAAACGCTGCCCGGTAAGGAGCCTCAGCAAAGATGCTCTGGAGCAGCCTGTCCTGAGTTCTGGAGCAGCAGGGCActtggagggcaggagaggcctCTGGGCACCAGGAGTCCCCATGACCAGACGTGTGGGAGCCCCAGGCCCATGACGTCAGCCTGCCCGGCTCTGCCCCTCCCAACCTGGAACACTCCTACCCCCTCCTCTCCACTCAGCTCTGCCCTGAGGCCCTCGTCCTCTCTGGGggtgaggagggcagaggaggggagacacacacacacacacacagtattcaCCCAAGGTATACACCCAAGGTCCTCTTGTGCAAGGGCCAAAACCTTGGACATTCAAGAGCTCCTTCTGACCATGGAGCAGCCTCCAAGGACAGGGCTTATTTTCatgtcacagatgaggaaactgaggcacagagaagtggtGGAACTTCCTCAAGGCCACACAGGCAGAGCTGGGGTCTGACACCcagcaggtgggggaggggccgCCTGGCTCTTTCCAGGGGCTTCTGTCCTCGGAGTTCACAGGACAGGGCGGGCTTTCTGAACCAGTCAGAAGCCCTGGCCCTGAACACtcacacagagaaagagacaggagGCGTGGGGCACTCCAGGAGAGAGAAGGCATTCTGAGAGGACGACAGTGGGCTGCCCCTGAGGCCATCCTCTCCAAGCCCTAAAACTTGGGGTCTTATAATGACTGGGGGCCATTATAGATGGTGAAGCCATCAAAGGACTCACTGCCTCAGTGACATTGATGTGGAGACATGAACCAAAGGAGGAAGCAAGCTATGCAGGTATCTGAGGAAGAGCCTTCTgtctgtgcaaaggccctgaggtagatGTGGCTGTTGTGTTTGGGGAACACTGAGGAGGTCCAGGTGGCTGAGGAGGGTTGGAGGTGAGGCTGAGTTCAGAGGGAGTGCAGAGGAGCCCGCTAAGGCCCTCAAAGGGGGGAGAGGTGACAGGCGAGAGGTGTGCTGACGTGGGAGGTGGCTCTTGGGGAGCTGCAGTCATCCAGGGTTGAACAGTCGCATGGGGGCTATTGACACCACCAATTGCTGACCTGAGAGATGACCAAGTGAGGGGGAGAAGGGTCCATTAAATGTCAGCCTTGGAAAACTGCAGGGCCCCCCAGAACTGGCAGAATCCAGGTGCCACCATGCCATGGCTGAGAACTGAGTGACAGAACCCCAGGGCCAGAGAACAGCCCcgggggaggaggcagagggggaCAGAGGCAGGGGCTGACCCCTCCCTGGATGCTGGCAGAATGAACCCCACCTTTCAGGAGAGGGACCCTCAGAAGGCCGAGAGGGGTGGAGGCTCAAGAGGAGGCCTCTGCAGACCTCAGACCAGAGCCCCGGGACGCGCACCCACACCACGGTCATTCCCACAGCACCTGGGGGACACTGAACACCTGGGGGCTCACGTCCCCACACAACATACCTCCTGTTCCACCCACTGCCGTTGGGTGTTGATGTCCCCATCCTACAGGCGAGGACACAGACAGGAAGGTCTAGCCTCTTGCCCAAGACCCCGCAGCCCACCAGGGGCAGGATCGGGATTCAAACCAGGCGGCAGATCTCCCTGCAGAGCCCACATGCCAGGCTGGCACGTGCTGTGGCCCGTCCCAGTGGCCCTCAGTGACGTGAACCAGGGGTGTCCAACGGGGGGCAGCAGCGGGCACAGGGGAGCACTGCAGTGGTGTGttacctggaggctgaggcaggaggatggctggagcccaggggttcaaggtcagcctgggcaacatcaCAAGAGCCtgactcttaaatttttttttaattaaaaagaagggTGGAGCcgtggcccacacctgtgatcccagcaactcgggaggctgaagcaggaggatcttgagttcaaagccagcctcagcaaaagcaaggcactaaccaactccgtgagaccccgtctctaaataaaatacaaaatagggctgggatgtggctcagtggttgagtgcccctgagttcaatccctggtaccaaataaaagggaggggtggagacaggaggaggaggaatgtcCAGGACGATGCTCTCTGGCCTCCCCCCATTCATCTCGAAGACCAGAGGTCCCGACTTCCACCTCCCCGGGGACAGCTCATGTTCCACCATCTGTCCCTCCGTCGAGCCCAGGTGTGTCAGAGCTGTTCccctgggaatcaaatccagagGGGATGTGGTGTGCAGCAGATTGGAAGGCAGAGGTGGGGGAGCGGGGAGACCCCCATACGGCAGGTCCAAAGAGACGGGGAGGGGGATGCTCACGGGATCAGGGCCACAGACGGCAGCGGTGCTGCCCAGGGACAGTGTCAGCCAAGCGACAGAGCCTGGAGCAAGGCGGCCTGCTGAGGGAGCCCCACCCTGCCTGGCCACAGGGGCCGCAGCCTGGACGTGCAGAGGATCCCAAGGGGCAGCCCCAGGAGGCTGGGCCTTCTCCCTGCCAACCCaagaggcaggagagaggagaCTCCCCGCCGGCAGATGCGACCTGCCCACCTGCTCAGGTCCCCGGAGCTGCCTTGCCCCCTGTACAACGGAGCTGCCATCTCCGCTTGGAGGGGTGATCGCGGGTGCACAGAGGAGTCGGTGTCTAGGGCCCCCGACAAGTCCCGGCTGCCCACGTCTGCAGGGGCATGGAGTGAGGCCCGTGGGGACTGGGCAGGGTCAGGCTGGACACTCTCCTGAGGCAGCCCTCTCGCCCTAGGCTACGGCAATCTGAGTCCCCAGACCATGGCCGCCCGCCTCTTCTGCATCTTCTTCGCCCTGGTGGGGATCCCGCTCAACCTCGTGGTGCTCAATCGCCTGGGCCACCTCATGCAGCGGGGAGTCCACCGCTGTGTCCACCGGCTGGGGGGCACCTGGCAGGTGAGGGAGGGGCTGCTGGGGTTGGGGGACGGGTCCCTTCAGGATGGGGCACTGCGGTGGGAACCGGGGTGCCTGGTGGCGAGGGGTGGGGCCAGAGGGGACTGGCGGGGATGTGGAGGGACTGGGGGCCGCTGGCCAGAATGGGGTGTCTGGTGATCGCGGGGCAGGGACGGGGAAGGACATGGTGCCAGGAGTGTCCCCCGGTGGGGAACCTGGAGAGCACAGCCCGGGGCGGGGTCTCTGGGGGCCCCTGCTGAGTGGGGAGCAGCACTGGGCCAGCTCCCAGCTCAGACCCTGCATCCGCCGGCCGAGGCCGGCCCTGGGCAGAGGCCACAGGCGGGCGCTGTGTGCACCAGGGCCCGGCCCCCGACCGCTGGCTGGCGGGCTCCTGCGCCCTGCTGTCGGgcctcctgctcttcctgctgCTGCCCCCGCTGCTCTTCTCCCACATGGAGGGCTGGAGCTACCTGGAGGGCTTCTACTTCTCCTTCATCACCCTGAGCACCGTGGGCTTCGGAGACTACGTCATCGGTGAGACCCCCAGGACAGCGGGCGGGTGGCCCGGCCTTGCACACCGCCTGGTGTCCCGCGAGTGGTGGGGGTGGCTTGGAggcccaggggcactcgaccaccgagccccgtccccagccctatttcatattgtatttagagacagggtcccactgagctgcttagggcctcgcttttgctgaggctggctttgaactcgccgtcctcctgcctcagcctcctgagttgctaggctCCCTGGGGCAGGCAGGGCTCAGCTGCCTCCTGCCCGTCTCGCTCAGGGGTCCTGAGACCCCTCCAGAGAAGCGCAGCCCGACCCCCTCCCTGCAGCCCACCTCGCCCACCCCAGCAGGGATATGGCAGCAGAGAGCCTCGGCGTCCCTCCCTGCTCTCCGTGGTCCAGCCTCCAGGACAGAGGAGGGCTGCTGCTCAAGTCCCTACTGAGCAGGGGCCATGGGCACGCTGGCCCTGGGGGGAGGAGGAGTGACAGAACCCAGCCTGGAACACTGAAGAGAGGTTTTCCCAGGCAACCCCCTGACAGCCGTCACCCCCTATTTACtgaggaggaagctgaagctcagagaggccaaACTATTTGCCTGGGATGCACAGCGAAATATGAGTTTTGATCTGTTTGACTCCAAACAGATCGTGCCTGTTCCAGATGGCCTCACAcacccctctctgggcctccggTGTCACTATAAAGTGAGGGACTGGCTAGGTGGCCACCAAGACCCCAACAGGGCCTTCTGGCCTCTGGGTGCAAGATCCTGTTTCCTGATATTTTCCTTCCCCAGGAAGAGGGTCCAGTGCTGGGGGCCTCATGCTGCCCCTTTGTGGTCTCCTGACCCTGGCAGCAGGGCTGTGACTCTGGGAAGAAAGCCCTGGGCAGGTCTCTTCCAGCTGAGTCACATTCCCACTTCTACCTTCAGAGTAGAAAGACGCACGTGAGGAGAGCTGAGCCCAGGAACTCCAAAGGCCACTCCTGCACCCTTGCAGGTTCTTTAATCTGTCTTCCCTTCTCTATGTCCACGGCCATTCCGCTAGCCCAAGCAGGACTGTGGGTACAACTGCACAGGTTGGGCACTACACAAGCATCCATGGAGTTGTATAGCCTCGATCCTTGTCTGCCTGGCTCTTGTGACATTACGTCACCTGCCCAACTCTGCTGAAAACCTTCAGTATTTCCCATAGTCTTAGGATAAAGTCCCCAAATCCACAACTAGGCCAGCAAAGGCCCTCGATGTGGGTCCAGTCTCCCCCCCCACAACCCTGTGCTCTCCCCCTGCACGGGGCGGGGGACAAGGAGCAGCTGCCCCTTCCACATCTCCAGAGACGCGCTACGGAGCCTGGCTGACCCTGCAGCCCCTCGGTGCCCAGGCCGCGGGCCACGCGGTTGCCCTCTTCGCCTCCTCTGCAGACCTTCCCTGGGTGTCTCAGACACTGGAgcccagggaagggcagggagacgCCCTGGGGCAGGCAAGGCAGCGCAGACCGAGTGAGGCTCCCACCCGGCACCTCACACCACGCGCATGTTCCTGAACCTTCCATGCCTCTTCCCCAAATCTCAGCTCTCCTCgtcctccagggctggggtccACCCTTGTCCCTGGGTCAGCAGCCACAGGACCTTGGCTTCACAGCCAGCCCTGCGCCCGCCTCCAACGTCGCATCTGCACTGGGTTGCGCGCATGCCAGCTGCCAGGTCTCCTGCGACGACTgcagctaaagaaaaaaaatgaaataaaggtggaGGAGGGTGCCTCCCACCCCGGTGCCCGAGCAGAGCTGGCGGAGGGAGGCCGGAGCTGATCTCATTTGGGGCCGCAGCGGAATCAGCCCGTAACCCAATCAGCCTAATCCAATCCTGCTCTGCCCGCTGCCGGGAGCGCTGGGCTGCAGCCCCGGTGCCACGCCGGGTCCAGAGAGGTGCCCGCCGTGGGGACCAGCTGGGTCTGACTTGGAGCCAGCAGGGGGATGGGGTGGACAGGAGCTAGGACAGAGAGGCCACGGAGGGACTTGGAGGGCAGGCCCCCACCCCGTGACCCTGTGAGTGGCCGTCTGATGGGGACACCCAGGAAGCAGAAGGCGGAGGGGAGTCACCCACGTCCACCATCACAGACAGGGAACAGCAGGCCCAGCAAAGGCCCGTGGGCCGCGAGGATGGCAGGGGCCAGTCTGCTCCCTGGGCAGGACACTCCAGGACGGGCAGGGCGCCAGGAGCCTGGCTGCGGGGTCGCCAAGTCCCCAAGCCCGGCCCAGGGGACAGAGCAGAGGGTGCTGGAGAGGAGGGCGGGGCCTGGGGACCAGGACCAGGACTTCATCCTAAAAGCCAGAGAGAGGTCATCACCCGGGGTCACAGGGAAGCCACTCCGCGGCCAGGACAGAGGCAGCTCCGTAACCACACACGGAGATGAGCGCAAGGAAGTCCCCTGGGCCAAGGGAGTCCCCTGGAGGTCACAGCTACCTACAGCTGCTGATCGGGAAGGGCAGGGGTGGCCCCATGTCTGACCAGGTCTCCGGGGAGCTGGGGCCGGTGACACACCTTGAGAAGCGCAGGGACGGGACCTAGACGAGTCCCTAGGGAAGACAGAGGGAGGCCAGCTTCCAGGGGCCCACCCCAGGAGGCTCCTGAACCCTTGGGTGGGACACAGGCCTGGAATCTCAGGTCAGCCTGATGCCCCCAGCTGTCGCCTGGACGCCTCGGGCTCCGTCTCTGGGACTGTGGCCCTGACTCCCCAGGCCCCCGCCGCTGACCTTGCTCCTCCCCAGGGATGGACCCCTCCCGGAGATACCCCCTGTGGTACAAGAACATCGTGTCGCTCTGGATCCTCTTTGGGATGGCGTGGCTGGCCCTGATCATCAAACTGATCCTCTCGCTGCTGGAGACCCCAGGGGGGACCTGCTCCTGCCACCACCACTGCTCCAAGGGGGACCGCAAGCCCGGAAGCTGCAGGCAGGGCCCAGTCGGGGGGCCCCAGGCCCACCCCCCTCAGCTGGGAATCACACAGCGTCTCGAGCCCTCTGCCCAGGCTGTGCACTGTGGCGAGGACAGCTAGTCACACTCCCGTGTCTGCGGGGTCTTCCTCCTCAGTGACCGGACGGACCTCTGACTTGAAGCATGACCTATGACCATCCAGACAAAAGACTATGTTTTCAGTCTTCCCTTGAGGCTAGGTGCAGCCATCTGATTAAATTCCACCCCACAGGACAGACAGAGAAGTATCCTGTGTGACTCTGGAGATGGAGCACGCCCCTCTTCCCCCACTTCCTTCCTTTAGCTGACTGTAATGCTCATCTGGGTGGCTGGCACTCAGGCAGCCACATTGTACCACGAAGTACAGAAGCCACGTTTGAGATGGGTGGCACAGTCACAGAAGGAGCCTGGGTCCTGGATGACCACAGAGCCATCATAATAAACCTGGGATGAACACCACTTGACTTCATTTATGTGAGAGACaaataaatgtcttattttaaacCATGATGTGGGTTTTTCTGTCACTCACATACTAATTCTAACTGAAACACACACTGGGCAAAGAGCGTATCTGAGACTGGAGGCTCTGAGGGGAGAAGCCACCCCTTAAGTCCACTAAGGCTCTGCCTATCATTCCCAGGGCCATGCAGCCAGCAGGTGGCCAGTCCCCGCTCAGCTGCCGGATCCTGGCACGGAGAAGCCGGAGGCCAGCGGAGCGCCCCTCCCGCCTCCCCGGCCCCCACCCCAGGGGCTGCAGCCACAGCGGCGGGAGGTGGCAGACGCTTCCCCCTGAGCATTCCGGCTCACTGAGGGGTCGCGTCCCCACCACCCAGATACACGCCCGGGCCCCCAACCCAGCCAGGAACCCGGAGCACCAGCCAGCACCCGGGGGTCCCCTGGGGCAGCTGGGTTCTGGCCGCAGTGAAtctgcccccccacccctcctgcagGGAGCCCCCCGGGCACTGCTCAGCCCCGTGGCCCTCCTGGCTCTGGGTGGGGCGGCCTTGGGGCCAAGA
Above is a genomic segment from Urocitellus parryii isolate mUroPar1 chromosome 8, mUroPar1.hap1, whole genome shotgun sequence containing:
- the Kcnk17 gene encoding potassium channel subfamily K member 17, with amino-acid sequence MHPPGAPAAHKGRGRGCAVPGTLFLLFAYLAYLALGTGVFWALEGRAAEDSSRNFQRDKWELLQNFTCLDSHALDLLIRDIIQSYKDGAHLLSNTTSMGRWELLGSFFFSVSTVTTIGYGNLSPQTMAARLFCIFFALVGIPLNLVVLNRLGHLMQRGVHRCVHRLGGTWQGPAPDRWLAGSCALLSGLLLFLLLPPLLFSHMEGWSYLEGFYFSFITLSTVGFGDYVIGMDPSRRYPLWYKNIVSLWILFGMAWLALIIKLILSLLETPGGTCSCHHHCSKGDRKPGSCRQGPVGGPQAHPPQLGITQRLEPSAQAVHCGEDS